In the Malus domestica chromosome 16, GDT2T_hap1 genome, one interval contains:
- the LOC114822069 gene encoding probable serine/threonine-protein kinase PBL15 translates to MCINEDLAESFGSDLYDFQLSELRAVTQKFSVNFLLGEGGFGTVHKGYIDENLRQGLKAQAVAIKLLDIEGLQGHREWLAEVIFLGQLRHHNLVKLIGYCCKNEERLLVYEFMPRGSLENHLFKRLSISLPWATRLKIAIGAAEGLAFLHGAETPVIYRDFKSSNVLLDSDFTAKLSDFGLAKMGPEGSETHVTTRVMGTYGYAAPEYVSTGQLTIKCDIYSFGVVLLELLTGKRAMDKSRPKSEQNLIEWAKPYMYSSRRLCCIMDPRLAGQYSVKGAKEIAHLALQCISMNPKDRPRMPSIIETLESLRDLKDIAVAYGHWPASPKFARNGVFAKARMDGHRVGNIRKSSPTATANHK, encoded by the exons ATGTGTATCAACGAGGATCTTGCAGAGTCTTTCGGGTCGGATTTGTATGATTTTCAACTGAGTGAGCTGCGTGCTGTGACTCAGAAATTTTCGGTCAATTTTTTACTTGGAGAAGGCGGGTTTGGAACTGTTCATAAGGGTTACATTGATGAGAATCTGAGGCAGGGTTTGAAAGCTCAGGCCGTTGCCATTAAGCTCCTCGACATTGAAGGCCTACAAGGACACCGCGAATGGCTA GCAGAAGTGATATTTCTTGGGCAGCTCAGGCACCATAATTTGGTGAAATTAATTGGCTACTGTTGCAAGAACGAGGAAAGACTCCTTGTTTACGAGTTTATGCCTCGAGGCAGCTTAGAGAATCACTTATTCAAAA GGCTTTCAATATCATTGCCTTGGGCCACAAGATTAAAGATTGCAATAGGAGCAGCCGAAGGccttgctttcttgcatggGGCCGAGACACCTGTCATATACCGGGATTTCAAAAGTTCAAATGTTTTGCTAGATTCT GATTTCACAGCAAAGCTGTCAGATTTTGGACTAGCAAAGATGGGACCCGAAGGATCAGAAACACATGTCACAACAAGAGTAATGGGTACCTATGGATATGCAGCCCCTGAATATGTCTCAACAG GGCAATTGACAATAAAATGTGACATCTACAGCTTTGGAGTGGTGCTGCTAGAATTGCTAACAGGAAAAAGAGCAATGGATAAATCAAGACCAAAGAGCGAGCAAAATCTGATTGAATGGGCAAAACCTTACATGTATAGTAGTCGGAGGTTGTGCTGTATTATGGACCCGAGACTTGCCGGCCAGTATTCTGTTAAGGGAGCAAAGGAGATTGCCCATCTGGCATTACAATGCATAAGCATGAACCCCAAAGACAGGCCTAGAATGCCTTCCATTATCGAGACTCTTGAAAGCCTTCGAGACTTGAAGGACATTGCCGTCGCTTATGGGCATTGGCCGGCATCACCAAAATTTGCTAGAAATGGTGTTTTTGCTAAAGCTAGAATGGATGGTCATAGAGTTGGGAATATCAGGAAATCGTCTCCAACGGCAACTGCAAATCATAAATAA
- the LOC114822223 gene encoding uncharacterized protein, which yields MASNHKPKKLMVSSSQSNLCTTLFFIVLFTIPALFLLRTTTTTSLCTTSFSTHPSPSWSGNLLAAQFAWNHLPLVQDRSRPTALRIAVFSRKWPIGTVPGGMERHAHTLHTTLSLLGHQVHVFTSPVLPKELIKLDNQQGSPSPSSPYIHFHEGEPGRWRYNKAWEQFLEENQREQFDVVHSESVALPHWLARKLPNLAVSWHGIALESLHSDIFQDLTRKPNEPISPSFNQSIQGVVPKVLNEIRFFHNYAHHVAISDSCGEMLRDVYQIPDKRVHVIVNGVDEADFGVDDNLGQEFRSAIGIPKNASLVLGVAGRLVKDKGHPILYEAFSKLIDKNPNVYLIVAGSGPWEGRYKDLGPQVLVLGSMNPSKLHAFYNGIDIFVNPTLRPQGLDLTLMEAMMSGKPVMASRFPSIKGTIVVDDEFGFMFSPNVESLLEALELAVSEGPKRAAQRGKACREYANSMFTARKMALAYERLFLCIKNETFCAYP from the coding sequence ATGGCCTCCAACCACAAACCCAAGAAACTCATGGTTTCCTCTTCCCAATCAAATCTTTGCACCACCCTCTTCTTCATCGTCCTCTTCACCATCCCTGCCCTTTTTCTCCTccgcaccaccaccaccacctctctATGTACCACCTCCTTTTCCACCCATCCCAGCCCTAGCTGGTCCGGCAATCTCCTTGCCGCTCAGTTCGCCTGGAACCACCTTCCCTTAGTTCAAGACCGTTCTCGACCCACCGCCCTCAGAATCGCCGTCTTCTCAAGAAAATGGCCTATTGGCACCGTCCCGGGGGGCATGGAACGCCACGCCCACACTCTCCACACGACACTTTCCCTCCTCGGCCATCAAGTCCATGTGTTCACATCCCCAGTCCTGCCCAAGGAGCTGATCAAACTCGACAACCAACAAGGAAGTCCGAGCCCATCATCGCCCTACATTCACTTCCACGAGGGCGAGCCAGGGCGATGGCGTTACAACAAGGCATGGGAGCAGTTTTTGGAAGAAAACCAACGTGAACAATTCGACGTGGTTCACTCCGAAAGCGTGGCGCTCCCTCATTGGCTAGCGCGAAAGCTACCGAACCTCGCAGTGTCATGGCATGGGATCGCCCTGGAAAGCTTACACTCGGACATCTTCCAAGATTTAACACGCAAGCCTAACGAGCCTATCTCCCCATCTTTCAACCAAAGCATCCAAGGGGTTGTCCCAAAAGTGTTGAACGAGATAAGATTCTTTCATAACTATGCCCATCATGTTGCTATAAGTGATAGTTGTGGGGAGATGCTAAGGGATGTCTACCAAATACCAGACAAAAGAGTGCATGTGATTGTCAACGGTGTTGACGAAGCGGACTTTGGTGTGGATGATAACCTAGGCCAAGAGTTTAGGTCCGCAATTGGCATACCGAAAAATGCTAGTTTGGTATTGGGAGTGGCCGGAAGATTAGTGAAAGACAAAGGCCATCCTATACTATACGAAGCATTCTCAAAGCTTATAGATAAGAACCCTAACGTGTATTTGATCGTAGCCGGTTCGGGACCATGGGAGGGAAGGTACAAGGATTTGGGGCCTCAAGTGCTAGTTCTTGGATCTATGAATCCATCTAAATTACATGCATTTTATAACGGCATCGACATTTTTGTGAATCCAACGCTTAGACCGCAGGGTCTCGATCTTACTCTGATGGAGGCAATGATGAGTGGGAAGCCGGTGATGGCGTCGAGGTTTCCGAGCATAAAGGGTACTATTGTTGTGGATGATGAGTTTGGCTTCATGTTTTCTCCGAACGTCGAATCTTTGTTGGAGGCTTTGGAGTTGGCTGTGAGTGAAGGGCCAAAGAGGGCAGCTCAAAGGGGAAAAGCTTGCCGGGAATATGCTAATTCCATGTTTACGGCAAGAAAGATGGCATTAGCATATGAGAGGTTGTTTCTTTGTATAAAAAATGAAACATTTTGTGCTTACCCTTGA